One window of Nocardia sp. NBC_00508 genomic DNA carries:
- a CDS encoding FAD-dependent oxidoreductase, with translation MEPTAKQRAALSVICDTFNPGDGLTLPPASAIGAVDTVFQLLDRNPRQAEKKQMAMLLDLWDSRLTGLLTGSGPRRFSRLSQQQRERALLRLADSRFASVRVIFQALKQASLLSYNVTPGPSGANPLWKEIGYPAPVGPLPTAPEPPLTPLRCSETTELSCDVAIVGSGAGGGAAAAVLAEAGLDVVVLERGNYYDDRDFGTGELGALQHLYAPGPSASAEGQITLVAGTCLGGGTVVNWSTSLPTPDDVRAEWAALGARHFAEAEFGDALDVVQRRLGVTDRRSSTSARDSVLERGARALGWEVDTLPRNVTDACDAGVECGRCGYGCRLGAKQSVTKTWLADAADRGARLVVDADVRRIIVQNGRAHGVSALTSEGVQIQVHARAVVVSAGAIQTPALLRRSGLRNQNIGRHLRLHPAAAVFGVFDEEIRPWEGGLQTRICRHHSDLDGNGYGVIYETGPVHPGLATGFMSWRGAADHRAVMLDFAHSNAIGIITRDRDPGSVAIDRSGEPFVEYRLSDYDAAHMHTGIVGAASILEAAGARRIFSGHQAGISYEPGTRGSHADFAAACQAAGYGPGQCSMGALHIMGSARMGGSPDISATDPDGATWEVPNIVVADASSFPTASGVNPMVSIEAIAYLNAKRLAAQLV, from the coding sequence ATGGAACCAACAGCCAAGCAGCGCGCGGCACTGAGCGTCATCTGCGATACCTTCAACCCGGGTGATGGGCTGACGCTGCCGCCCGCGAGCGCGATCGGCGCCGTCGATACCGTCTTCCAGCTGCTGGATCGTAATCCCCGGCAGGCCGAGAAGAAGCAGATGGCCATGTTGCTGGATCTGTGGGACTCACGGCTGACCGGTTTGCTCACCGGCAGCGGCCCGCGGCGGTTCTCGCGCTTGTCGCAGCAGCAGCGGGAGCGGGCGCTGCTCCGGCTCGCCGATTCGCGCTTCGCGTCGGTGCGCGTGATTTTCCAAGCGCTCAAACAAGCGTCGCTGCTGTCCTACAACGTCACCCCCGGGCCGTCGGGCGCCAACCCGCTGTGGAAGGAGATCGGCTATCCCGCCCCGGTCGGCCCGTTGCCGACGGCGCCGGAACCCCCGTTGACCCCACTGCGGTGCAGTGAGACCACTGAATTGTCCTGCGATGTCGCAATCGTCGGCTCGGGCGCCGGTGGGGGTGCCGCGGCCGCGGTGCTGGCGGAAGCCGGTCTCGACGTCGTGGTGCTCGAACGCGGAAATTATTACGACGACCGGGATTTCGGCACCGGCGAACTCGGCGCTCTGCAGCACCTGTACGCACCTGGCCCGTCCGCGTCCGCGGAAGGCCAGATCACCCTCGTCGCGGGCACCTGTCTCGGTGGCGGGACCGTGGTGAACTGGAGCACCTCCTTGCCCACGCCCGATGACGTCCGGGCGGAATGGGCCGCCCTCGGCGCCCGGCACTTCGCCGAGGCCGAATTCGGCGACGCACTCGACGTGGTACAGCGGCGGCTCGGTGTCACCGATCGGCGCTCCTCGACCTCGGCGCGCGACAGCGTCCTGGAACGCGGCGCCCGGGCCCTGGGCTGGGAGGTGGATACGCTGCCGCGCAACGTCACCGATGCCTGCGACGCCGGTGTGGAGTGCGGACGGTGCGGCTACGGGTGCCGGCTGGGTGCCAAACAGTCGGTGACCAAGACCTGGCTCGCCGATGCGGCCGACCGGGGTGCGCGTCTGGTCGTGGACGCCGACGTGCGGCGGATCATCGTGCAGAACGGTCGTGCGCACGGTGTTTCGGCGCTGACCTCGGAGGGCGTGCAGATCCAGGTGCACGCTCGTGCGGTGGTGGTGTCGGCCGGGGCGATCCAGACGCCCGCGCTGCTGCGACGGTCCGGGCTGCGGAACCAGAATATCGGCCGCCATCTGCGTTTGCATCCGGCCGCCGCCGTGTTCGGGGTGTTCGACGAGGAGATCCGGCCATGGGAGGGCGGCCTGCAGACCCGCATCTGCCGGCATCACAGCGATCTGGACGGCAACGGCTACGGCGTCATCTACGAAACCGGGCCGGTGCATCCCGGTCTCGCCACCGGATTCATGAGCTGGCGCGGCGCGGCCGACCATCGGGCCGTCATGCTCGACTTCGCGCATTCCAACGCGATCGGCATCATCACCCGCGACCGTGATCCGGGTAGCGTCGCCATCGACCGCAGCGGTGAGCCGTTCGTCGAATACCGGCTGTCGGACTATGACGCCGCCCATATGCATACCGGAATCGTCGGGGCCGCAAGCATTCTGGAGGCCGCTGGCGCACGCCGCATCTTCTCCGGACACCAGGCGGGCATCTCCTACGAACCGGGCACGCGCGGCTCGCATGCCGATTTCGCCGCAGCCTGCCAGGCCGCTGGGTATGGACCGGGACAATGCTCGATGGGTGCCCTGCACATCATGGGCTCGGCCCGGATGGGTGGCTCACCGGACATTTCGGCCACCGATCCCGACGGCGCCACCTGGGAAGTACCGAATATCGTCGTCGCCGATGCCTCGTCCTTCCCGACCGCATCAGGTGTCAACCCGATGGTCTCGATCGAAGCGATCGCCTACCTGAACGCGAAACGACTTGCCGCGCAGCTCGTGTGA
- a CDS encoding DUF6882 domain-containing protein: MSEPVPLTRLLDDAGLLSLEHRLHLEEVLGEHVWHADLDGRRLEFVGAEHSFVCTNVHLLGTADAESWLWGWANPWGYPASLVKAAETVREFGFRYRIAELLAAELPVALAGAAPEPYQVAGLLADAAKIICGRWSSYCGLTDGTCVAFLVEHPAFLLPPPTASSLARVLAFGVGALPLADHRRAVHSYLTRRGLRAGFLDDYRWLEFSGHGVAGDIEFDERGEVAGLDIRVDLDPAEPPLEPKPPSAQSCRASVSRGLRHAPGHHGPTSGSRVTDLGLDPPRR; encoded by the coding sequence GTGTCCGAACCTGTGCCGCTGACGAGGCTGCTCGATGACGCGGGATTGCTGTCGCTCGAGCATCGCCTCCACCTCGAAGAAGTGCTGGGCGAACACGTGTGGCACGCGGATCTGGATGGACGGCGGCTCGAATTCGTCGGTGCGGAGCACTCCTTCGTGTGCACCAACGTCCACCTGCTCGGCACTGCCGACGCCGAGTCGTGGTTGTGGGGATGGGCCAATCCGTGGGGCTACCCGGCGTCGCTGGTCAAGGCCGCGGAGACGGTGCGCGAGTTCGGCTTTCGATACCGTATCGCCGAATTGCTCGCGGCGGAGCTGCCCGTCGCCCTGGCGGGTGCGGCGCCGGAGCCATACCAGGTCGCCGGGTTGCTGGCGGACGCCGCGAAGATCATCTGTGGGCGCTGGAGCTCCTACTGCGGTCTCACCGACGGCACGTGCGTCGCGTTTCTCGTCGAACATCCGGCGTTTCTGCTGCCGCCGCCCACCGCGTCCAGCCTGGCGCGTGTGCTGGCCTTCGGTGTCGGTGCGCTGCCGCTGGCCGATCATCGGCGCGCCGTGCACAGCTACCTGACCCGGCGGGGCCTGCGAGCCGGTTTTCTCGACGACTACCGGTGGCTCGAATTCAGCGGCCACGGTGTCGCGGGCGATATCGAATTCGACGAGCGCGGCGAGGTGGCTGGTCTCGACATTCGCGTGGACCTGGATCCGGCCGAGCCGCCGTTGGAGCCGAAACCGCCGTCTGCCCAATCCTGCCGAGCATCGGTGTCACGCGGTCTACGACACGCTCCAGGTCATCATGGCCCCACCTCGGGATCGCGGGTCACGGATCTCGGTCTGGACCCACCCCGCCGCTGA
- a CDS encoding PP2C family protein-serine/threonine phosphatase, giving the protein MHTATIPSMRRMETLELGRACWDSASRRGARSINADAVAVETDPMTGATAFVVADGVGDHLLAVKAARTTAAVAARVGVLHGARAGILASQRELRRAVPEPSADSVLVVAVLPGTSRPDGPCEVAWLGDCRAYRWNGRVLHQITTDHTVAELYRARGLVPSPRAGHVVTTSVRTVRPSEIGYAATGSSAGRLLLSTDGVHKPLGIATIKALLAGDDTTATLANTLVDKALRGGGTDNATALVVDVPARTAEERR; this is encoded by the coding sequence ATGCATACCGCCACCATCCCGAGCATGCGGCGAATGGAGACACTGGAGCTCGGCAGAGCATGCTGGGATTCGGCGAGTCGGCGCGGGGCGCGCTCGATCAACGCCGATGCGGTGGCCGTCGAGACGGACCCGATGACCGGGGCGACGGCGTTCGTGGTCGCCGATGGCGTCGGGGACCATCTCCTGGCCGTGAAGGCGGCGCGCACGACGGCCGCCGTGGCGGCACGGGTGGGTGTGCTCCACGGGGCGCGGGCGGGAATTCTTGCGTCGCAACGGGAGTTGCGTCGGGCGGTGCCGGAGCCCTCGGCCGACAGTGTGCTGGTCGTCGCGGTGCTGCCCGGTACGAGTCGGCCGGACGGGCCGTGCGAGGTGGCGTGGCTCGGTGACTGTCGCGCCTACCGCTGGAACGGGCGAGTGCTGCATCAGATCACCACCGACCACACCGTCGCCGAGTTGTACCGAGCCCGCGGGCTCGTTCCTTCGCCACGGGCGGGTCATGTCGTCACCACATCGGTGCGCACCGTGCGACCGTCCGAGATCGGGTACGCCGCGACCGGATCGAGCGCGGGCAGGCTGCTGCTGAGCACCGACGGAGTGCACAAGCCGCTCGGCATCGCCACGATCAAAGCCCTGCTCGCAGGGGACGACACGACCGCAACCCTGGCGAACACCCTGGTGGACAAAGCACTCCGTGGCGGAGGAACCGACAACGCCACCGCGCTGGTCGTGGACGTACCGGCACGCACGGCCGAGGAGCGCCGCTGA
- a CDS encoding hemerythrin domain-containing protein — MCPATINSTSDAVDFLIEQHGRIRQLFLETAQAADVKEREKRFFELRRLLAVHETAEEEIIHPRARREIGDGAGIVEARLDEENKAKKQLAELEAVDIGSVEFEVKLDGLRRAVLAHADHEENEEFNRLRQEMDPDSLQRMRSTVELAEAMAPTRPHPGVESAMANALVGPFAAMMDRAKDMITKPRG, encoded by the coding sequence ATGTGCCCCGCAACGATCAATTCGACCTCGGACGCCGTGGACTTCCTGATCGAGCAACACGGACGGATCCGGCAACTGTTTCTCGAAACCGCCCAGGCGGCCGATGTCAAGGAGCGCGAGAAGAGATTCTTCGAGCTGCGCCGGCTCCTGGCCGTGCACGAGACCGCGGAGGAGGAGATCATCCACCCGCGTGCCCGCCGGGAGATCGGCGACGGCGCCGGCATCGTCGAAGCACGGCTCGACGAGGAGAACAAGGCGAAGAAGCAGCTGGCAGAGCTCGAAGCGGTCGACATCGGCTCGGTCGAGTTCGAGGTCAAGCTGGACGGTTTGCGCCGTGCGGTGCTGGCGCACGCCGACCACGAGGAGAACGAGGAGTTCAACCGCCTGCGCCAGGAAATGGACCCCGATTCCCTGCAGCGGATGCGCAGCACGGTCGAACTCGCCGAAGCCATGGCACCGACCCGCCCCCATCCCGGCGTCGAGTCGGCCATGGCCAATGCTCTCGTCGGTCCGTTCGCCGCGATGATGGATCGCGCCAAAGACATGATCACCAAGCCACGAGGCTGA
- a CDS encoding dihydrofolate reductase family protein: MGTIAVHEFITLDGVYENPSWTFEYGFDPKMGETLGAITSAAKAILLGRTTFEMFAPAWSTRTVEDDPGAPFFNDTMKYVVATREPEVEWANSTWLGAYDPDVIRKLKDEIDGTIYISGSGTLVRALLDAGLVDDLHLFVYPLALGKGERLWSDGVDATELALKEHEVYDNGVVHLDYGPAQA; encoded by the coding sequence ATGGGCACCATCGCAGTTCACGAGTTCATCACACTCGACGGGGTGTACGAGAATCCGTCCTGGACCTTCGAGTACGGATTCGATCCGAAGATGGGCGAGACGCTCGGCGCGATCACGTCCGCGGCGAAGGCCATCCTGCTCGGCCGCACCACGTTCGAGATGTTCGCCCCGGCGTGGTCGACCCGTACCGTCGAGGACGATCCGGGTGCGCCATTCTTCAACGACACCATGAAGTACGTCGTCGCTACGCGGGAACCAGAGGTGGAATGGGCCAACAGCACCTGGCTCGGCGCCTACGACCCGGACGTCATTCGCAAGCTCAAAGACGAGATCGACGGCACCATCTACATCAGCGGCAGTGGCACGCTGGTGCGGGCGCTGCTCGACGCCGGTCTGGTCGACGACCTGCACCTGTTCGTGTACCCCCTCGCGCTCGGCAAGGGCGAGCGGCTGTGGAGCGACGGCGTCGACGCGACCGAGCTCGCGCTGAAGGAACACGAGGTCTACGACAACGGCGTAGTCCACCTCGACTACGGCCCGGCCCAAGCTTGA
- a CDS encoding LysE/ArgO family amino acid transporter codes for MSSAAVAAASGLGFGLSLIAAIGAQNAFVLRQGIRGRHVLAVVTVCAASDIVLIAAGIGGFGVLVESAPEVLTVARYAGAAFLIGYAVLAAKRAFASAALSAESGRASAALGATVATCAALTWLNPHVYLDTVVLLGSFASTYASPDRWFLGAGAMLASVLWFTALGFGARLLGPLFARPFAWRVLDTVIAAMLLGLGLGLLFSG; via the coding sequence ATTTCTTCCGCGGCGGTGGCAGCCGCGTCCGGTCTGGGCTTCGGCCTGTCGCTGATCGCCGCGATCGGTGCGCAGAACGCGTTCGTCTTGCGGCAGGGAATCAGGGGCAGGCACGTGCTCGCGGTGGTGACGGTGTGCGCGGCGTCGGACATCGTGCTGATCGCGGCCGGGATCGGCGGGTTCGGTGTGCTCGTCGAATCCGCTCCGGAGGTCTTGACGGTGGCGCGCTACGCCGGTGCGGCATTCCTGATCGGCTACGCGGTCCTGGCGGCGAAGCGGGCGTTCGCTTCCGCCGCGCTGAGCGCCGAATCGGGCCGAGCCAGCGCGGCGCTCGGCGCCACTGTGGCCACCTGCGCGGCGCTGACCTGGCTCAACCCGCACGTCTACCTGGATACCGTGGTACTGCTCGGCTCGTTCGCGAGCACCTATGCGAGCCCGGACCGCTGGTTTCTCGGAGCCGGGGCGATGCTGGCCAGCGTGCTCTGGTTCACCGCGCTGGGATTCGGCGCGCGACTGCTCGGCCCGCTGTTCGCGCGTCCCTTCGCTTGGCGGGTGCTGGATACGGTGATCGCGGCGATGCTCCTCGGCCTCGGCCTGGGGCTGCTGTTCAGCGGATGA
- a CDS encoding LysR family transcriptional regulator ArgP yields MDLQLDQLRALDAAITEGTFDAAARRLSVTPSAISQRIKALEDAAGRILVQRTKPVRATESGLAVLRLARQIQLLAADTARELGGEPSDGPIRLPIAVNADSLETWVMPALGRAPRGVCFEIHREDEEHTTQLLRDGTVMAAITATAQPVQGCKVDRLGAVRYRPMASPEFAGTWFADGATAKAYAAAPVVLFDRKDDLQDRLLRRRSRKPLDPPRHYVPSSAGFAEAVRLGLGWGMLPDLQTRDDQATGRLVSIDPGVVIDVPLYWQQWRLDSPALSTVAATIAAAAAAVLR; encoded by the coding sequence ATGGATCTCCAGCTCGACCAGCTGCGCGCCCTCGACGCCGCGATCACCGAGGGGACATTCGACGCCGCGGCGCGGCGGTTGAGTGTCACACCGTCGGCGATCAGCCAGCGCATCAAGGCGCTCGAGGACGCGGCGGGGCGGATCCTCGTGCAACGCACGAAACCGGTGCGCGCCACCGAATCCGGCCTCGCCGTGCTGCGGTTGGCCAGGCAGATCCAGCTGCTGGCCGCAGACACCGCGCGCGAGCTCGGCGGCGAGCCCTCGGACGGTCCGATCCGGCTGCCGATCGCGGTCAACGCCGACTCGCTGGAGACCTGGGTGATGCCCGCGCTCGGCCGTGCGCCGCGCGGAGTGTGCTTCGAGATCCATCGCGAGGACGAGGAGCACACCACGCAGCTGCTGCGCGACGGCACCGTGATGGCCGCGATCACCGCCACCGCGCAACCGGTGCAAGGCTGCAAGGTCGATCGTCTCGGTGCTGTTCGCTACCGGCCGATGGCCAGTCCGGAGTTCGCCGGCACCTGGTTCGCCGACGGCGCGACGGCGAAGGCGTACGCCGCGGCCCCGGTGGTGCTGTTCGACCGCAAGGACGACCTGCAAGATCGCCTTTTGCGCCGGCGCAGTCGCAAGCCGCTGGACCCGCCACGCCACTACGTCCCGTCGTCCGCCGGGTTCGCCGAGGCGGTCCGTCTCGGACTCGGCTGGGGCATGCTGCCCGACTTGCAAACGCGAGACGATCAGGCCACCGGTCGCCTGGTTTCGATCGATCCCGGCGTCGTCATCGATGTCCCGCTGTACTGGCAGCAGTGGCGCCTGGACTCCCCTGCCCTCAGCACCGTTGCCGCGACCATCGCCGCGGCGGCGGCAGCAGTGCTGCGCTGA
- a CDS encoding LGFP repeat-containing protein has product MARHRRPHRSRARDISVAAAVIGMLLTGIGTDAAARPIGPFDVGGAIEVEYDQAGGPAFFGDPVSPESAAARGGRYQAFERGSSIYWHPDTGAHQIGGAIRDKWGDLGYEGGLLGYPVTREAATPSKPGRYNVFQNGSIYWSIGTAAHQIGGTIRDKWGSYGWENSPLGFPITDESPARGGIGRYNLFGGGAIYWSPVTGSHVIWGAIRESWEAAGGEAGRYGYPTSDEYDFQNGKAQDFQGGRITWTP; this is encoded by the coding sequence TTGGCACGGCACCGTCGCCCGCACCGGTCGCGCGCCCGCGATATATCCGTCGCGGCCGCCGTGATCGGCATGCTGCTGACCGGCATCGGAACCGACGCGGCCGCACGCCCGATCGGCCCCTTCGACGTGGGCGGAGCGATCGAGGTCGAATACGACCAAGCCGGTGGGCCCGCGTTCTTCGGCGACCCCGTCTCCCCCGAATCCGCCGCCGCCCGCGGCGGCCGCTACCAAGCTTTCGAGCGCGGCTCCTCCATCTACTGGCACCCCGACACCGGAGCCCATCAAATCGGCGGCGCCATCCGCGACAAGTGGGGCGACCTCGGGTACGAGGGCGGATTGCTCGGCTACCCCGTCACGCGCGAAGCGGCGACACCGTCGAAACCCGGCCGCTACAACGTCTTCCAGAACGGCTCCATCTATTGGTCGATCGGGACCGCCGCCCATCAGATCGGCGGCACGATCCGGGACAAGTGGGGCTCCTATGGGTGGGAGAACAGCCCGCTGGGCTTCCCCATCACCGACGAATCACCTGCGCGCGGCGGCATCGGCCGCTACAACCTCTTCGGCGGCGGCGCCATCTACTGGTCTCCCGTGACCGGCTCCCACGTCATCTGGGGAGCCATCCGCGAGTCCTGGGAAGCCGCAGGCGGCGAAGCAGGCCGCTACGGCTACCCCACCAGCGACGAATACGACTTCCAGAACGGCAAAGCCCAAGACTTCCAAGGCGGCCGGATCACCTGGACCCCCTGA
- a CDS encoding helix-turn-helix domain-containing protein: MINDEASGDNVEFPAAERGPTVLRIALGSRLRQLREGCRITREAAGDAIRGSHAKISRLELGRTGFKERDLRDLLTLYGVVDPTERETYFELARRANDPGWWQRYSDLLPVWFETYIGLEQAATTIRTYEAQFIPGLLQTADYARAVIQLGNKSETERRVAIRMRRQQILNRVAAPTLWAVIDENALRRPVGGTEVLREQVEYLVEVAGRPNVRIQVLPYAAGGHSAAGGPFSILRFPEPELPDIVYTEQLTSSIYFDKRRDVELYMSVMNRLSVEALSPADSVRFLRALLSETWPR; the protein is encoded by the coding sequence ATGATCAACGATGAGGCCAGCGGCGACAACGTGGAATTCCCTGCGGCAGAACGCGGTCCGACCGTTCTGCGGATCGCGCTCGGCAGCCGGTTGCGGCAACTCCGCGAGGGCTGCCGAATCACCAGGGAGGCCGCGGGCGACGCCATCCGCGGGTCGCATGCCAAGATCAGTCGTCTGGAGCTGGGCCGCACCGGGTTCAAGGAGCGGGATCTGCGCGACCTGTTGACCCTCTACGGCGTTGTCGATCCCACTGAACGCGAAACGTACTTCGAACTGGCTCGCCGTGCCAACGATCCCGGCTGGTGGCAGCGCTACAGCGATCTGCTGCCGGTGTGGTTCGAGACCTACATCGGCCTCGAACAGGCCGCCACCACGATTCGCACCTACGAGGCGCAATTCATTCCCGGTCTGCTGCAGACCGCCGACTACGCGCGTGCGGTGATCCAGCTCGGCAACAAGAGCGAGACCGAACGCCGGGTCGCCATCCGCATGCGCCGCCAGCAGATCCTCAACCGGGTAGCCGCCCCGACCCTCTGGGCGGTCATCGACGAGAACGCGCTGCGCCGGCCGGTCGGCGGGACGGAAGTCCTGCGAGAGCAGGTCGAGTACCTGGTCGAGGTGGCCGGACGCCCCAATGTCAGGATCCAGGTGCTGCCATACGCGGCCGGAGGACATTCCGCCGCGGGCGGGCCGTTCAGCATCCTGCGATTCCCGGAGCCGGAGCTGCCCGACATCGTCTATACCGAGCAACTCACCAGCTCGATCTACTTCGACAAACGGCGCGACGTGGAGCTGTATATGTCGGTCATGAACCGGCTCAGCGTGGAAGCGCTGTCACCCGCGGACAGCGTGCGCTTCCTGCGCGCGCTGCTGTCCGAGACCTGGCCTCGGTGA
- a CDS encoding SAM-dependent methyltransferase has translation MTSAEGSTRLAGVDPNTPSIARVYDYALGGTNWFEVDREVYEHLKKVVPHQDDVGTANRRWLERVVRYVTRSAGIDQVLDLGSGLPTQKNTHEIAQELDAEVTVVYVDNDPVCAAEGRELLEANERTHFLDLDLTRPTEVLDNTVVGEFLDLDRPLLLMQCGTLHHVDDDQDPAGIMHRYVERLASGSYVMISHFFDPADEDEYLHSLARQAEQALHDEGLGTGRWRTRAEIQPFFQGLDLVPPGLAALHDWWPGGPALRTPWPDERLILGGLGRKP, from the coding sequence ATGACGTCAGCGGAAGGGTCGACCCGACTGGCGGGAGTGGACCCGAATACACCCAGCATCGCACGCGTGTACGACTACGCTCTCGGCGGGACGAATTGGTTCGAGGTCGACCGGGAGGTGTACGAACACCTGAAGAAGGTGGTGCCGCACCAAGACGACGTCGGCACCGCCAACCGGCGCTGGCTCGAGCGCGTGGTTCGATACGTCACCCGGTCGGCGGGCATTGATCAGGTCCTCGATCTGGGCAGCGGACTGCCCACGCAGAAGAACACCCACGAGATCGCCCAGGAGCTCGACGCCGAGGTCACGGTGGTCTACGTGGACAACGACCCGGTCTGCGCCGCCGAGGGCCGGGAACTCCTCGAGGCGAACGAACGCACCCACTTCCTCGATCTCGACCTGACCCGGCCCACCGAGGTACTCGACAACACCGTGGTCGGCGAATTCCTGGATCTGGACCGTCCCTTGCTGCTGATGCAGTGCGGCACGCTGCATCACGTCGACGACGACCAGGACCCGGCGGGCATCATGCACCGGTACGTCGAGCGCCTCGCCTCGGGCTCGTACGTGATGATCAGCCATTTCTTCGATCCGGCCGACGAGGACGAGTACCTGCACAGCCTGGCCAGGCAGGCCGAGCAGGCGCTGCACGACGAGGGCCTCGGTACCGGCCGGTGGCGCACCCGCGCCGAAATCCAGCCATTCTTCCAGGGACTGGACCTGGTTCCACCCGGGTTGGCGGCGCTGCACGACTGGTGGCCCGGCGGACCCGCGCTGCGCACGCCGTGGCCCGACGAACGTCTCATCCTCGGCGGCCTCGGCCGCAAACCGTAA